The following are encoded in a window of Ruminiclostridium herbifermentans genomic DNA:
- a CDS encoding MAE_28990/MAE_18760 family HEPN-like nuclease → MNRVVEEIIACRNWRVRELELLKKLKVTTLYSLDERTNEQYLKMCIPYIYAHWEGFIVESFRLVIDYINAKEIKENEIINELYVFSNQTVFKKLSGKQSFEQCCEFSEKVINNLNKPVYIDINLLSTKSNLKFEQLCDIFSWFKLDITECKQLQN, encoded by the coding sequence ATGAATAGAGTTGTTGAGGAAATAATAGCCTGTAGAAACTGGAGAGTCAGAGAACTAGAATTACTAAAAAAACTAAAAGTTACTACTCTTTATTCTTTGGATGAAAGAACTAATGAGCAGTATCTGAAAATGTGTATACCTTATATATATGCACATTGGGAAGGTTTTATAGTTGAAAGTTTCCGATTAGTAATAGATTATATTAATGCAAAAGAAATAAAAGAAAATGAAATTATTAATGAACTATATGTCTTTTCTAACCAAACAGTATTTAAAAAATTATCTGGTAAACAGAGTTTTGAACAATGCTGTGAATTTTCAGAAAAAGTTATTAATAACTTAAATAAACCTGTTTACATAGATATAAATTTGTTATCGACAAAATCTAATTTAAAGTTTGAACAATTATGCGATATATTCTCTTGGTTTAAATTAGATATTACTGAATGTAAACAATTACAAAATTGA
- a CDS encoding site-specific integrase: MYKYMEDATKVINQYLDTVSNKDSKTFYKTRIMKFFNDYMNLEGNQNKPLKAITFSEIDSFIKNLKSDNLNYYRACKGFFTYTYNSDITKEVMKGVEIPANREKDGIVYIDNKDILKFVKYTKDKSQPIIERLLIGFFIYTGLSRQYIENLTNHQINTCNSQFTLHFDTGEDGEVFIPLKQSLVDLINEYIQSQTKVMKRYDRIFSNYSRNYISTKVSDLSKKIVGRKYTPTDFSSTFIRNAILDGNDIYTVKRIVLESIGTIEKHIPEQYDVFEEQKKLLNTLYDFDK, from the coding sequence TTGTATAAATATATGGAAGATGCGACAAAAGTTATTAATCAGTATTTGGATACAGTTTCTAATAAAGATAGCAAAACATTTTATAAAACACGTATAATGAAATTTTTCAATGACTATATGAATTTGGAAGGTAACCAAAATAAACCTCTTAAAGCTATTACTTTTTCTGAAATTGATAGTTTTATAAAAAACTTAAAAAGTGATAATCTAAACTATTATCGTGCATGTAAAGGTTTTTTTACATATACTTATAATTCTGACATTACCAAAGAAGTAATGAAAGGTGTTGAAATACCAGCAAATAGGGAAAAAGATGGGATAGTATATATAGATAATAAAGATATATTGAAGTTTGTTAAATATACCAAAGACAAAAGTCAACCAATAATTGAAAGGCTTTTAATAGGCTTTTTCATATATACGGGTCTAAGTCGCCAATACATAGAAAATCTTACGAATCACCAAATAAATACATGCAATTCACAATTTACACTTCACTTTGATACAGGAGAAGATGGGGAGGTATTTATTCCTTTAAAGCAAAGCCTTGTAGATTTAATTAATGAGTATATTCAATCACAAACGAAAGTTATGAAAAGATATGATAGAATTTTTAGCAACTATAGTAGAAATTATATTAGTACCAAAGTATCTGATTTATCAAAAAAAATAGTAGGAAGAAAGTATACTCCCACAGACTTTTCAAGTACATTTATAAGAAATGCTATATTAGATGGAAATGACATCTATACTGTTAAAAGAATAGTTCTTGAATCTATAGGTACTATCGAAAAACATATACCAGAACAATATGACGTATTTGAAGAGCAAAAAAAATTATTAAACACTCTATATGATTTTGATAAATAG